The Blautia pseudococcoides genome segment CTTCCTTCGCCCCGATGCGGCGGGCAAACTCGCGGGAGATATAGGACTGCAGGTCAAACACGCTGTCGTTTAACAGCTCCTCGGAAACCTTGATCATGGTGCCGAGCTTATACGCCCCGATGGAAACCTGCCCGAAGGAGTCATCGCTCTCCGGGAACGCGTCCTCCTCGTCAATCCACGATGCCGTACCCTTGGAAGCTACAACGGGAATCTTGCGGTCGCCGCTGGAGGTCTTGATGACCTTTGCCATCTGGCGGAAGATGTTCTCCTCCTCCAGCGCCTCCACCAGTGTGCGCTCGTATTCGTCCGGCACCAGGTAGCCGCCCTCGGAATCCGTGCCAATCTGCAGGGCGTTGGTCACATTCGGCATCGGCACCTTGGAGCGCATAGCGTTCCAGAAATTCCTGCGATAATCATCGGAGGCACGCCCCGCCTTATCCTCCCCGTCCGTATCCGCCTTTCCGCCCGGCTTCCCCGTGAGGGGTTTATTCACCGGGCGGTTCAGTTCCGCATCGAGAGCCTCCTGACGCTCCAGCCGCTCAATCTCTTTCCCAAGGTCGGTGATCTCCTGCTCCATCTTCGTGTATGCGGCATCATCCTCCGCGGAAAGGACGCCGTTCTCCTTCCTGTGGGAATCCAAAAACGCCTTTGCCGCCTCCCATGCCTTTGCGCGCTTCTCGCGCAGTTCCAGAATCGTCATAATGAAATCCTCCTTCTCAATGTCTTAATAAAGCAAGCCGCTCCATGAGTGCGTCCACACAGCGGCCGGTCTCTGTTTCCGGGGCAGGGATCTGTGCCTGCTCCTGCATATCCGGTTTCTTTTCTGCCTGCCCGTATTTGGCAGCCATCTTGTTAAAAAGCGTGTTATTGACCGCCTTCCGGGAGAACAGCATGGAATCCTGTGCAGGCGGCTTTTTCCCGCCCATTTCGGATTCTTCTTCCTCAGACTCTTCTTCCGGCGGTCCCTCTGCCTTTGCCCGCGTCATGATCTCATCCGCAAAACCAAGCTCCACCGCCTTATTCGCATCCATCCACGTTTCCGCATCCATCAAATGCGACAGCTTCGGACGGGAAAGCCCCGTCTTTAGCACATAGGCGTTGATGATGGATTCCTTCACCTCGGCGAGCATATCAATGGCCTTCTGCATCTCCGCATGGTCGCCCCAGGCGATGGTGGCGGGATTGTGGATTATAAGCATAGATACCGGGGACACCAGGACGGTATCGCCCGCCATGGCAATGACGGATGCCGCTGACGCAGCGATGCCGTCTATTTTTACAGTCACCTTGCCCTTATAGTTGGAGAGCATATTGTAAATCTGTGCCGCCGCCACGCAGTCACCGCCCGGCGAATTGATCCACACGGTAATGTCACCGCTCCCGGCATTCAGCTCATCCTTGAAAAGCTGCGGGGTCACATCATCGTCAAACCAGCTTTCCTCCG includes the following:
- a CDS encoding head maturation protease, ClpP-related; its protein translation is MKTKKFWNWRKVKNQEPEVTERILELSGTIAEESWFDDDVTPQLFKDELNAGSGDITVWINSPGGDCVAAAQIYNMLSNYKGKVTVKIDGIAASAASVIAMAGDTVLVSPVSMLIIHNPATIAWGDHAEMQKAIDMLAEVKESIINAYVLKTGLSRPKLSHLMDAETWMDANKAVELGFADEIMTRAKAEGPPEEESEEEESEMGGKKPPAQDSMLFSRKAVNNTLFNKMAAKYGQAEKKPDMQEQAQIPAPETETGRCVDALMERLALLRH
- a CDS encoding phage major capsid protein, whose amino-acid sequence is MTILELREKRAKAWEAAKAFLDSHRKENGVLSAEDDAAYTKMEQEITDLGKEIERLERQEALDAELNRPVNKPLTGKPGGKADTDGEDKAGRASDDYRRNFWNAMRSKVPMPNVTNALQIGTDSEGGYLVPDEYERTLVEALEEENIFRQMAKVIKTSSGDRKIPVVASKGTASWIDEEDAFPESDDSFGQVSIGAYKLGTMIKVSEELLNDSVFDLQSYISREFARRIGAKEEEAFFTGDGKGKPLGVLAATGGAETGVTAASATAVTADELMDLYYSLKSPYRKKSVWVLNDSTIKAIRKLKDSNGQYLWQPSLTAGTPDTILGRPVKTSAYMPVLAAGAKTIAFGDFSYYWIADRQGRSFKRLNELFAATGQVGFLASQRVDGKMILAEAVKVLVQKAASAG